From Brachionichthys hirsutus isolate HB-005 chromosome 2, CSIRO-AGI_Bhir_v1, whole genome shotgun sequence, one genomic window encodes:
- the LOC137899505 gene encoding uncharacterized protein, which produces MTDELSPLLGNQISGQPPESPDLLSPNLRPRHHELIPTPCGPIKSWSELSCLLKLYFCFTVASLLVLLGLTVSSIYKEHMNTDVSDEDNFTVSLIQLVGLLFCIYYISRGVMQENRQELVAFVLGILVVMVRSVVNFTVLGSGGRQELLPRFVCIMCLGVIHVACTTLLIQRPNMMAFRVGGALESLQEQYFLLNLCFSMVTFDLQAQLCLCILITTTDSAWSTANSIILAVGVAWALLTSAVGAVAVLKEAKVLVWVFMVQNLPQVAFFIYLMYTVILKWFQDSTYTLEAAAVTGALISLLIKVVLLCGLVRLVHSFGQGLRERMFAASK; this is translated from the exons ATGACGGACGAGTTGAG TCCTTTGTTGGGCAACCAGATCTCTGGTCAGCCACCGGAGAGTCCAGACCTTCTGTCTCCGAACCTGAGGCCCAGACACCACGAACTCATCCCAACCCCCTGCGGACCG ATAAAGTCGTGGTCGGAGCTGTCATGTCTGCTCAAGCTCTACTTTTGCTTCACCGTTGCCtctctgctggtgctgctgggcCTCACCGTGTCCAGCATCTACAAGGAGCACATGAACACAGACGTTTCTGACGAGGACAATTTCACCGTGTCGCTCATCCAGCTTGTCGGACTAT TGTTCTGCATCTACTACATCAGCCGGGGCGTGATGCAGGAGAACAGACAGGAGCTGGTGGCGTTCGTCCTCGGCATCCTGGTGGTGATGGTGCGATCGGTGGTCAACTTCACTGTGCTGGGCTCAGGCGGCAGGCAGGAGCTGCTG cctCGTTTCGTGTGCATCATGTGTTTGGGCGTGATCCACGTCGCCTGCACCACACTGCTCATCCAGAGGCCCAACATGATGGCGTTCCGTGTGGGCGGGGCCCTGGAGAGCCTCCAGGAGCAGTACTTCCTGCTGAACTTGTGTTTCTCcatggtgacctttgacctgcaggcTCAG CTGTGTCTCTGCATCCTGATCACGACGACGGACTCGGCCTGGTCCACGGCCAACAGCATCATCCTGGCCGTCGGGGTGGCGTGGGCCCTGCTCACCTCCGCCGTCGGCGCTGTCGCT GTTTTAAAGGAAGCCAAGGTCTTAGTTTGGGTCTTCATGGTGCAGAACCTTCCCCAAGTTGCCTTCTTCATTTACCTGATGTACACG GTGATACTGAAATGGTTCCAGGACAGCACGTACACGCTGGAGGCGGCCGCCGTCACCGGGGCGCTCATTTCGCTGCTGATCAAAGTGGTTTTGCTCTGCGGCCTCGTCAGGCTGGTGCACAGCTTCGGCCAAGGACTGAGGGAGAGGA TGTTTGCAGCCAGCAAGTGA